A window of Streptomyces sp. SAI-127 contains these coding sequences:
- a CDS encoding hydrogenase expression protein HypE: MTEATTDTVDAADASGAPADETPTIHILWINAGLSCDGDSVALTAAMQPSIEEIVLGVLPGLPKIAVHWPLIDFECGPVGGSDTFIEWFFKGERGEIDPFVLVVEGSIPNEAIKPEGYWCGFGDNPETGQPITTSEWIDRLAPKALAVVAIGTCATYGGIHAMAGNPTGAMGVPDYLGWDWKSHAGIPIVCVPGCPIQPDNFSETLTYLLYQAAGAAPMIPLDDKLRPTWLFGATVHEGCDRAGYYEQGQFALSYDSPTCLVKLGCWGPVVKCNVPKRGWMNGIGGCPNVGGICIACTMPGFPDKFMPFMDEPPGAKVSSGASGAYGAVVRKLRSITAKTVDKEPKWRRTGDKITTGYRPPW; this comes from the coding sequence ATGACTGAGGCGACGACGGACACGGTCGACGCTGCGGACGCGAGCGGCGCGCCCGCCGACGAGACACCCACGATCCACATTCTCTGGATCAACGCGGGCCTGAGCTGCGACGGTGACTCGGTCGCGTTGACGGCGGCCATGCAGCCCAGCATCGAGGAGATCGTGCTCGGTGTGCTGCCGGGCCTTCCCAAGATCGCCGTCCACTGGCCGCTCATCGACTTCGAGTGCGGTCCGGTCGGCGGCTCGGACACGTTCATCGAGTGGTTCTTCAAGGGGGAGCGGGGCGAGATCGACCCGTTCGTCCTGGTCGTCGAGGGCTCCATCCCCAACGAGGCGATCAAGCCCGAGGGCTATTGGTGCGGCTTCGGCGACAACCCGGAGACCGGCCAGCCGATCACCACCAGCGAGTGGATCGACCGCCTCGCCCCGAAGGCCCTGGCGGTCGTCGCCATCGGCACCTGCGCCACCTACGGCGGCATCCACGCGATGGCGGGCAACCCGACCGGCGCGATGGGCGTGCCGGACTACCTCGGCTGGGACTGGAAGTCCCACGCCGGCATCCCCATCGTGTGCGTCCCCGGCTGTCCGATCCAGCCCGACAACTTCTCCGAGACGCTCACCTACCTGCTCTACCAGGCGGCCGGCGCCGCCCCGATGATCCCGCTGGACGACAAGCTGCGCCCGACCTGGCTGTTCGGGGCCACCGTGCACGAGGGCTGCGACCGCGCGGGCTACTACGAGCAGGGCCAGTTCGCCCTGTCGTACGACTCACCGACATGCCTGGTCAAGCTCGGCTGCTGGGGCCCGGTCGTCAAGTGCAACGTGCCCAAGCGCGGCTGGATGAACGGGATCGGCGGCTGCCCCAACGTCGGCGGCATCTGCATCGCCTGCACCATGCCCGGGTTCCCCGACAAGTTCATGCCGTTCATGGACGAGCCCCCCGGCGCCAAGGTGTCCAGCGGCGCCAGCGGAGCCTACGGCGCAGTGGTCCGCAAGCTGCGGTCGATCACCGCGAAGACGGTGGACAAGGAGCCCAAGTGGCGCCGCACCGGAGACAAGATCACCACCGGATACCGGCCCCCCTGGTGA
- a CDS encoding nickel-dependent hydrogenase large subunit: MAPTTKAAGDGSGLVEMAWDPITRIVGSLGIHTKIDFKQKRVAECYSTSSVFRGYSVFMRGKDPRDAHFITSRICGICGDNHATCSVYTQNMAYGVKPPHLAEWIINLGESAEYMFDHNIFQENLVGVDYCEKMVKETNPGVLELAERTEAPHAAEHGYRTIADIMRSLNPLEGEFYREALQVSRYTREMFCLMEGRHVHPSTLYPGGVGTIASVQLFTDYLSRLMRYVEFMKRVVPLHDDLFDFFYEALPGYEEVGRRRVLLGCWGALNDPEYCDFTYANMTDWGRRMFVTPGIIVDGKLVTNDLTEINLGIRILLGSSYYEDWQGQEQFVTHDPLGNPVDPRHPWNQHTIPTPQKRNFDDKYSWVMSPRWFDGKDHLALDTGGGPIARLWSTALSGLVDIGYVKATGQSVVINLPRTMTKPETTFEWKIPKWSNALERNRARTYFQAYAAAVALHCAEKGLAEVRAGRTQTWEKFEVPDESIGVGFTEAVRGVLSHHMVIRDGKIANYHPYPPTPWNASVRDTYGTPGPYEDAVQNTPIFEENTPENFKGIDIMRAVRSFDPCLPCGVHMYVGGGKTVKSMHVPTGLSGLGG; the protein is encoded by the coding sequence ATGGCACCGACGACGAAGGCGGCCGGCGACGGCAGCGGCCTGGTGGAGATGGCCTGGGACCCGATCACCCGGATCGTGGGCAGCCTGGGCATCCACACGAAGATCGACTTCAAGCAGAAGCGGGTCGCGGAGTGCTACAGCACCTCGTCGGTCTTCCGTGGCTACAGCGTCTTCATGCGCGGCAAGGACCCCCGCGACGCGCACTTCATCACCAGCCGCATCTGCGGGATCTGCGGAGACAACCACGCCACCTGCTCGGTGTACACGCAGAACATGGCGTACGGCGTGAAGCCCCCGCACCTCGCTGAGTGGATCATCAACCTCGGCGAGTCCGCGGAGTACATGTTCGACCACAACATCTTCCAGGAGAACCTGGTAGGGGTCGACTACTGCGAGAAGATGGTCAAGGAGACCAACCCCGGCGTCCTCGAGCTCGCCGAGCGCACCGAGGCCCCGCACGCCGCGGAGCACGGCTACCGCACGATCGCCGACATCATGCGCTCGCTCAACCCCCTGGAGGGCGAGTTCTACCGCGAGGCCCTCCAGGTCAGCCGCTACACGCGGGAGATGTTCTGCCTGATGGAGGGCCGCCATGTGCACCCCTCCACGCTCTACCCGGGCGGCGTCGGCACCATCGCCTCCGTGCAGCTCTTCACGGACTACCTCAGCCGCCTGATGCGGTACGTGGAGTTCATGAAGCGGGTCGTGCCCCTGCACGACGACCTGTTCGACTTCTTCTACGAGGCGCTGCCCGGGTACGAGGAAGTGGGCCGCCGGCGTGTCCTGCTCGGGTGCTGGGGCGCGCTCAACGACCCCGAGTACTGCGACTTCACCTACGCCAACATGACCGACTGGGGCCGGCGCATGTTCGTCACGCCCGGCATCATCGTCGACGGCAAGCTCGTCACCAACGACCTCACCGAGATCAACCTCGGCATCCGCATCCTGCTGGGCAGCTCCTACTACGAGGACTGGCAGGGCCAGGAGCAGTTCGTCACCCATGACCCGCTCGGCAACCCGGTGGACCCCCGCCACCCGTGGAACCAGCACACCATCCCCACCCCGCAGAAGCGGAACTTCGACGACAAGTACAGCTGGGTCATGTCCCCGCGCTGGTTCGACGGCAAGGACCACCTCGCCCTGGACACCGGTGGCGGCCCCATCGCCCGCCTGTGGTCGACCGCCCTGTCCGGTCTCGTCGACATCGGGTACGTCAAGGCCACCGGCCAGAGCGTGGTCATCAACCTGCCCCGCACCATGACCAAGCCGGAGACCACCTTCGAGTGGAAGATCCCGAAGTGGTCCAACGCGCTGGAGCGCAACCGCGCCCGCACCTACTTCCAGGCGTACGCCGCCGCCGTCGCCCTGCACTGTGCGGAGAAGGGGCTGGCGGAGGTCCGCGCCGGACGCACCCAGACCTGGGAGAAGTTCGAGGTTCCGGACGAGAGCATCGGCGTCGGCTTCACCGAGGCGGTCCGCGGTGTCCTCTCCCACCACATGGTGATCCGGGACGGCAAGATCGCCAACTACCACCCGTACCCGCCGACCCCCTGGAACGCCAGCGTCCGGGACACCTACGGCACGCCCGGCCCGTACGAGGACGCCGTGCAGAACACGCCCATCTTCGAGGAGAACACCCCGGAGAACTTCAAGGGCATCGACATCATGCGCGCCGTCCGCAGCTTCGACCCCTGTCTGCCCTGTGGCGTCCACATGTACGTCGGGGGCGGCAAGACGGTGAAGTCGATGCACGTGCCCACCGGCCTGAGCGGACTGGGCGGATGA